The Streptomyces europaeiscabiei genome window below encodes:
- a CDS encoding HAMP domain-containing sensor histidine kinase has translation MSAVRPARKRFGLRRWTSSLTWKALAFITVMCCGLAALLGALVHVSVTDRTVSDARSRALVRLDEAVRAYEAGNRLPPDSGIDVPGLPKSLRELAVSGRRGTMVDAVGGYPAMWAAAPADGRALAVRIDYAQSAATIENLDRAILGSSALAIGVTLIVGALGVTGVTRRLRTTSQVARRISAGDLDARVRDPRTTDPARYRDEVAAVAAALDTMASTLQRKLLSEQRFTADVAHELRTPLTGLHAAAELLPAGRPTELVRDRVAALRTLTEDLLEISRLDAGSERLDVDVIRLGVLAERVAANTSGETEVRVVEDACVETDRRRLERVLGNLVANAHKHGAPPVVLTVEGAVVTVRDHGNGFPGYLVAEGPQRFRTEGSAKGHGLGLTIAVGQAEVLGAGLEFENAADGGASAVLRLPVGGG, from the coding sequence GTGAGCGCCGTGAGGCCTGCGCGGAAACGGTTCGGCCTGCGCCGCTGGACCTCCTCGCTCACCTGGAAGGCGCTGGCCTTCATCACGGTCATGTGCTGCGGGCTGGCCGCGCTGCTCGGTGCCCTCGTGCATGTCTCCGTCACCGACCGGACCGTCAGCGACGCCCGCTCCCGGGCGCTGGTGCGGCTCGACGAGGCGGTACGGGCGTACGAGGCCGGGAACCGGCTGCCGCCCGACTCGGGGATCGACGTGCCGGGGCTGCCGAAGTCGCTGCGCGAGCTGGCGGTGAGCGGGCGGCGCGGCACCATGGTCGATGCCGTCGGCGGGTACCCCGCGATGTGGGCGGCCGCTCCCGCCGACGGCCGCGCCCTCGCCGTACGGATCGACTACGCGCAGAGCGCGGCCACGATCGAGAACCTCGACCGGGCCATCCTGGGCTCCTCGGCGCTGGCGATCGGGGTGACGCTGATCGTGGGCGCGCTCGGCGTCACCGGGGTGACCCGGCGGCTGCGTACGACCTCGCAGGTGGCCCGGCGGATCAGCGCGGGCGACCTGGACGCGCGGGTCCGCGACCCCCGGACGACGGACCCGGCGCGGTACCGCGACGAGGTGGCCGCGGTGGCCGCCGCGCTCGACACCATGGCGTCCACGCTGCAGCGGAAGCTGCTCAGCGAGCAGCGGTTCACCGCGGATGTCGCGCACGAGCTGCGTACGCCGCTGACCGGGCTGCACGCGGCTGCCGAACTGCTGCCGGCGGGGCGGCCGACGGAGCTGGTGCGGGACCGGGTCGCCGCGCTGCGGACGCTGACCGAGGATCTGCTGGAGATCTCACGGCTGGACGCGGGCAGCGAGCGGCTGGACGTGGACGTGATCCGGCTCGGGGTGCTGGCCGAGCGGGTGGCCGCGAACACGAGCGGCGAGACGGAGGTGCGGGTGGTGGAGGACGCGTGTGTGGAGACGGATCGGCGGCGGCTGGAGCGGGTGTTGGGGAACCTGGTGGCCAACGCGCACAAGCATGGGGCGCCTCCGGTGGTGTTGACCGTGGAGGGGGCGGTGGTGACCGTGCGGGATCACGGGAACGGGTTCCCTGGCTATCTGGTGGCTGAGGGGCCGCAGAGGTTTCGTACGGAGGGCTCCGCCAAGGGGCATGGGTTGGGGCTGACCATCGCGGTGGGGCAGGCGGAAGTCCTGGGGGCGGGGCTGGAATTCGAGAACGCCGCCGATGGGGGTGCGTCGGCCGTTCTGCGGCTGCCGGTCGGTGGGGGCTGA
- a CDS encoding protein-tyrosine phosphatase family protein yields MRTGRKQPEVPAPGEPWSEIVPGLWMGGHEFAGRTGTGEIEFAVVHDEFDLVLTLLRLPGYGPDDGVEHHVWPIPDGPLDGTQLAGVMRLAQAACDALEDGKRVLVRCHSGYNRSGLVVAQALIRDGHSAEEAIRLIRTRRSPWALHNELFVEYLHTGLATVRFLEELEEPAQ; encoded by the coding sequence TTGCGGACCGGCAGGAAGCAACCCGAGGTACCGGCTCCGGGCGAACCGTGGAGCGAGATCGTGCCCGGACTGTGGATGGGCGGGCACGAGTTCGCGGGGCGGACCGGGACCGGGGAGATCGAGTTCGCGGTGGTGCACGACGAGTTCGATCTGGTGCTGACCCTGCTGCGACTACCGGGGTACGGGCCGGACGACGGCGTCGAGCACCATGTGTGGCCGATCCCGGACGGTCCGTTGGACGGTACGCAGCTGGCGGGTGTGATGCGGCTGGCGCAGGCGGCGTGCGACGCTCTGGAGGACGGCAAACGTGTCCTCGTCCGCTGCCACAGCGGGTACAACCGGTCCGGTCTGGTCGTGGCGCAGGCGCTGATCCGCGACGGGCACTCCGCCGAGGAGGCGATCCGGCTGATCCGCACCCGCCGTTCGCCGTGGGCGCTGCACAACGAGCTGTTCGTGGAGTATCTGCACACCGGGCTGGCGACGGTCCGGTTCCTGGAGGAGTTGGAGGAGCCGGCCCAGTAG
- a CDS encoding nuclease-related domain-containing protein — MSGLRVIPTWRHGQERLYVCRTDGRNIAWYDREAGRVNLLSEEHREDVLAVLGPFATGQVTVGPPPVPTPAELARLSLHPDDDLAPNRPGEALLIALDRAPGPPRRLRPDPRRRALAAEQTVGAALDRLEGAGWHTLHSVPLPGGDRIHHLVIGPGGLFCIRSLPARRQRVVVTDPMVAVGRHEPRALLRGLRAEADRASYALTAEVHPVLAVAEPSGLALTTPPREVRVLRDTDLVELARTGGLLKPADVEGLHAMARDRRTWTRV; from the coding sequence ATGAGCGGACTGCGCGTCATACCGACCTGGCGGCACGGACAGGAGCGCCTGTACGTGTGCCGGACCGACGGGAGGAACATCGCCTGGTACGACCGTGAGGCGGGCCGGGTGAACCTTCTCAGCGAGGAACACAGAGAGGACGTGCTGGCCGTCCTCGGCCCCTTTGCCACCGGCCAGGTCACCGTGGGCCCGCCACCCGTGCCCACCCCCGCCGAACTGGCCCGGCTGAGCCTGCACCCGGACGACGACCTGGCCCCCAACCGCCCCGGCGAGGCCCTGCTGATCGCCCTCGACCGAGCCCCCGGCCCGCCACGCCGGCTGCGCCCCGACCCACGCCGTCGCGCCCTGGCCGCCGAGCAGACGGTCGGCGCCGCGCTGGACCGGCTGGAGGGCGCCGGCTGGCACACCCTGCACTCCGTGCCACTGCCCGGCGGCGACCGCATCCACCACCTGGTCATCGGTCCCGGGGGCCTGTTCTGCATCCGGTCCCTGCCCGCCCGCAGACAGCGCGTCGTCGTCACCGACCCCATGGTCGCGGTCGGCCGCCATGAGCCCCGCGCGCTGCTGCGCGGGCTGCGCGCCGAGGCGGACCGAGCCTCCTACGCCCTCACCGCCGAGGTCCACCCCGTCCTCGCCGTCGCCGAACCGTCCGGCCTCGCCCTCACCACGCCCCCGCGCGAGGTCCGCGTCCTGCGCGACACGGACCTCGTCGAACTCGCCCGCACGGGCGGGCTGCTCAAACCGGCGGACGTGGAGGGGCTGCACGCGATGGCCCGGGACCGGCGGACGTGGACCCGGGTGTAG
- the ligD gene encoding non-homologous end-joining DNA ligase has product MTPITEVEGHRVALSNLEKVLHPATGFTKGELLHYYATTSDALLPHLRDRPVSFLRYPDGPGGEVFFTKNVPPGTPDWVTTAEVRRMEGPARMVLVQDLASLMWASNLVAEFHTPQWTVASSDEADRLVLDLDPGAPATVVECCEVACWLRDRLAADGIETYAKTSGSKGLHLLATVRGASSERVTEYAKELAVEAEEALPRQVVHRMTRSLRPGKVFVDWSQNAARKTTATPYTLRARPEPTVSAPVTWTEVEECASPGHLVFRAQDIAARLQDHGDLLAPLLDPEAAHALP; this is encoded by the coding sequence ATGACACCGATCACCGAGGTGGAGGGCCACAGGGTCGCCCTCTCCAACCTGGAGAAGGTCCTCCACCCGGCGACTGGCTTCACCAAGGGCGAGTTGCTGCACTACTACGCCACGACCTCGGACGCCCTGCTGCCGCATCTGCGTGACCGCCCGGTCTCCTTCCTCCGTTATCCGGACGGGCCGGGCGGCGAGGTCTTCTTCACCAAGAACGTGCCGCCGGGCACGCCCGACTGGGTCACCACCGCCGAGGTGCGGCGGATGGAGGGCCCGGCCCGGATGGTGCTGGTCCAGGACCTGGCGAGCCTGATGTGGGCGTCGAACCTGGTCGCCGAGTTCCACACGCCGCAGTGGACCGTCGCCTCCTCCGACGAGGCCGACCGGCTGGTCCTCGACCTGGACCCGGGGGCGCCCGCGACGGTCGTGGAGTGCTGCGAGGTCGCCTGCTGGCTGCGGGACCGGCTCGCGGCGGACGGGATCGAGACGTACGCGAAGACGTCCGGTTCGAAGGGGCTGCATCTGCTGGCGACGGTGCGCGGGGCGTCCTCGGAGCGGGTGACGGAGTACGCCAAGGAGCTGGCCGTGGAGGCGGAGGAGGCGCTGCCCCGCCAGGTCGTCCACCGGATGACCCGCAGTCTGCGCCCCGGCAAGGTCTTCGTCGACTGGAGCCAGAACGCCGCCCGCAAGACCACGGCCACGCCCTACACCCTGCGCGCCCGCCCCGAGCCGACCGTCTCCGCCCCGGTGACCTGGACCGAGGTCGAGGAGTGCGCCTCCCCCGGCCACCTGGTGTTCCGGGCCCAGGACATCGCGGCCCGCCTCCAGGACCACGGCGACCTGTTGGCGCCGCTCCTGGACCCGGAGGCCGCGCACGCCCTGCCGTGA
- a CDS encoding excinuclease ABC subunit UvrA, protein MTKATRAGTQAQSPGPHAADSHDLIRVHGARENNLKDVSIEIPKRRLTVFTGVSGSGKSSLVFDTIAAESQRLINETYSAFLQGFMPNLARPEVDVLDGLTTAITVDQQRMGSDPRSTVGTATDANAMLRILFSRLGKPHIGPPGAYSFNVASVSASGGLTVDRGADKTKTEKVTFSRTGGMCTHCEGRGKVSDIDLTQLFDDSKSLSEDPFTIPTYTGDGWVVRVIAESGFFDKEKPIRQYTKKERHDFLYREPTKVKINGVNLTYEGLIPKLQKSFLAKDRESMQPHIRAFVDRAVTFTECPDCDGTRLSDLARSSRIGKVNIADACAMEIRDLAEWARGIEDASVAPLLAKLHYTLDSFVEIGLGYLSLDRASGTLSGGEAQRTKMIRHLGSSLTDVTYVFDEPTIGLHPHDIERMNNLLLRLRDKGNTVLVVEHKPETIAIADHVVDLGPGAGTAGGTVCFEGTLEGLRASDTVTGRHLGDRAALKETVRRPTGALEIRGAAANNLQDVDVNIPLGVLTVITGVAGSGKSSLVHGSMARQAGAEGVVSIDQTAIRGSRRSNPATYTGLADPIRKAFAKANGVKPALFSANSEGACPTCNGAGVIYTDLAIMQSVATTCEECEGKRFEASVLEYRFGGRDISEVLAMSVTEAEGFFGDGEARTPAAHRIIERMADVGLGYLTLGQPLTTLSGGERQRLKLATHMGDKGGVYVLDEPTTGLHLADVEQLLGLLDRLVDAGKSVIVIEHHQAVMAHADWIVDLGPGAGHDGGRVVFEGTPADLVAARSTVTGEHLAAYVGA, encoded by the coding sequence ATGACCAAGGCCACGAGGGCGGGGACGCAGGCGCAGTCTCCCGGGCCGCACGCCGCCGACAGCCATGACCTGATCCGTGTGCACGGGGCGCGGGAGAACAATCTCAAGGATGTCAGCATCGAGATCCCGAAGCGCCGGCTGACGGTGTTCACCGGGGTCTCCGGCTCGGGGAAGAGCTCGCTGGTGTTCGACACGATCGCCGCGGAGTCGCAGCGGCTGATCAACGAGACGTACAGCGCCTTCCTGCAGGGCTTCATGCCGAACCTGGCACGCCCCGAGGTGGACGTGCTCGACGGGCTGACCACCGCGATCACCGTCGACCAGCAGCGGATGGGGTCCGACCCGCGCTCCACCGTCGGCACCGCCACCGACGCCAACGCGATGCTGCGCATCCTCTTCAGCCGGCTCGGCAAGCCGCACATCGGCCCGCCCGGCGCGTACTCCTTCAACGTGGCCTCGGTCTCGGCGAGCGGCGGGCTCACGGTCGACCGGGGTGCCGACAAGACCAAGACCGAGAAGGTGACCTTCAGCCGCACCGGCGGCATGTGCACCCACTGCGAGGGCCGGGGCAAGGTCTCCGACATCGACCTCACCCAGTTGTTCGACGACTCCAAGTCGCTCTCCGAGGACCCGTTCACGATCCCCACCTACACCGGGGACGGCTGGGTGGTGCGGGTCATCGCCGAGTCGGGCTTCTTCGACAAGGAGAAGCCGATCCGCCAGTACACCAAGAAGGAGCGGCACGACTTCCTCTACCGCGAGCCGACCAAGGTGAAGATCAACGGCGTCAACCTCACCTACGAGGGGCTGATCCCGAAGCTGCAGAAGTCCTTCCTCGCCAAGGACCGCGAGTCGATGCAGCCGCACATCCGGGCCTTCGTGGACCGGGCGGTCACCTTCACCGAGTGCCCCGACTGCGACGGCACCCGGCTCAGCGACCTGGCCCGTTCCTCGCGGATCGGCAAGGTCAACATCGCCGACGCCTGCGCGATGGAGATCCGTGACCTGGCCGAATGGGCACGCGGGATCGAGGACGCGTCGGTGGCGCCGCTGCTCGCGAAGCTCCACTACACCCTCGACTCGTTCGTGGAGATCGGCCTCGGCTATCTCTCCCTCGACCGGGCCTCGGGCACGCTCTCCGGCGGCGAGGCGCAGCGGACCAAGATGATCCGTCACCTCGGCTCCTCGCTCACCGACGTCACGTACGTCTTCGACGAGCCGACCATCGGGCTGCACCCCCATGACATCGAGCGGATGAACAACCTGCTGCTGCGGCTGCGCGACAAGGGCAACACCGTGCTGGTCGTGGAGCACAAGCCGGAGACGATCGCGATCGCCGACCATGTGGTGGACCTCGGCCCCGGCGCCGGTACGGCGGGCGGCACCGTCTGCTTCGAGGGAACGCTGGAGGGGCTGCGGGCGAGCGACACCGTCACCGGCCGTCATCTCGGCGACCGGGCCGCCCTGAAGGAGACGGTGCGCAGGCCCACCGGTGCGCTGGAGATCCGCGGCGCTGCGGCGAACAACCTCCAGGATGTCGACGTGAACATCCCGCTCGGTGTGCTCACCGTCATCACCGGCGTCGCAGGCTCCGGCAAGAGCTCGCTCGTGCACGGGTCGATGGCCCGACAAGCAGGGGCCGAGGGCGTGGTGTCGATCGACCAGACCGCGATCCGCGGCTCCCGGCGCAGCAACCCGGCGACCTACACCGGGCTGGCCGACCCGATCCGCAAGGCCTTCGCCAAGGCCAACGGGGTGAAGCCGGCGCTCTTCAGCGCCAACTCCGAGGGCGCCTGCCCCACCTGCAACGGCGCCGGCGTCATCTACACCGACCTGGCCATCATGCAGAGCGTCGCCACCACGTGCGAGGAGTGCGAGGGGAAGCGGTTCGAGGCGTCGGTGCTGGAGTACCGCTTCGGCGGGCGGGACATCAGCGAGGTGCTCGCGATGTCGGTGACCGAGGCCGAGGGGTTCTTCGGCGACGGTGAGGCGCGGACCCCGGCGGCCCACCGGATCATCGAGCGGATGGCGGATGTCGGGCTCGGCTACCTCACCCTCGGGCAGCCGCTCACCACGCTCTCCGGCGGCGAGCGGCAGCGGCTCAAGCTGGCCACGCACATGGGCGACAAGGGCGGGGTCTACGTCCTCGACGAGCCGACCACCGGCCTCCACCTCGCCGATGTGGAGCAGCTGCTCGGGCTGCTCGACCGGCTCGTCGACGCGGGCAAGTCGGTGATCGTCATCGAGCACCACCAGGCGGTCATGGCTCACGCCGACTGGATCGTCGACCTCGGCCCCGGGGCCGGTCACGACGGCGGCCGGGTCGTCTTCGAGGGCACCCCGGCCGACCTCGTCGCGGCCCGCTCGACCGTCACGGGGGAGCACCTGGCCGCGTACGTGGGCGCCTGA
- a CDS encoding response regulator transcription factor — protein sequence MIRVLIADDEPMIRAGVRAVLATDPDIEVVAEAVDGHDAVDQARRHRPAVAVLDIRMPGINGIDAAAEIRRAVPTTSVIMLTTFGEDDYILQALGGGAAGFLIKSGEPEELIIGVRAVAEGAAYLSPKVAARVVAHLAATGAGVLAGRRSAARDRVAALTAREREVLAFLGSGLSNGQIARRLHVVEGTVKAHVSSILARLGVDNRAAAAVVAHEAGIVPAQPPQA from the coding sequence ATGATCCGGGTGCTGATCGCCGACGACGAACCGATGATCCGCGCAGGGGTTCGCGCCGTTCTTGCCACGGATCCGGACATCGAAGTCGTCGCCGAGGCCGTCGACGGGCACGACGCCGTGGACCAGGCTCGGCGCCACCGCCCCGCGGTGGCCGTACTCGACATCCGCATGCCAGGGATCAACGGCATCGACGCTGCGGCGGAAATCCGCAGAGCAGTGCCGACAACGAGCGTCATCATGCTGACGACCTTCGGTGAGGACGACTACATCCTTCAGGCACTCGGCGGTGGTGCAGCAGGCTTCCTGATCAAGTCAGGCGAGCCCGAGGAACTGATCATCGGAGTCCGCGCGGTGGCCGAAGGCGCCGCCTACCTGTCACCGAAAGTCGCGGCCCGGGTCGTCGCGCACCTCGCCGCGACGGGTGCGGGCGTCCTGGCCGGTCGGCGCTCCGCCGCCCGCGACCGGGTCGCCGCCCTCACGGCCCGGGAACGCGAGGTACTGGCCTTCCTCGGGAGCGGTCTGTCCAACGGGCAGATCGCCCGGCGGCTGCATGTGGTGGAGGGAACGGTCAAAGCCCATGTGAGTTCCATCCTGGCGAGGCTGGGCGTCGACAACCGGGCTGCTGCCGCGGTCGTGGCCCACGAGGCCGGGATCGTTCCTGCGCAGCCGCCCCAGGCGTGA
- a CDS encoding sensor histidine kinase encodes MISGETATGTAAVRRALDPRTTLTAAAVVAAGVSMVNPWWAVPAAIAAFLTGRRPGRTAPTALALVAILATGVVALSVVPAWLPLAGRFVTVVVVATMLPWFAGRFWCQYQLVVRAGWEHAEQLQREQQLIADQARLRERARIAQDMHDVLGHDLSLIALSAGALKLAPGLEEHHRRAAGDIRARAATAVERLGEVIGVLREETDDIPRDPGGSSLTGLTSEASAAGLAVELRIDGTADNLPPVVERAVHRIVQEALTNVAKHASGAAATVHVAHTATETKVVVENGPPSSATSPQPRPRSGGRGLIGIEERVRLAGGSFDHGPRNGGYAVDAQIPHTPSSPAPPLAPAASRDRELPQEHRRARRRVGRALVAAVMAPLVTGALLSGALVGWEMVSTSQSVLDPGDYARLHVGQDRSEVERRLPDRQTNYRPLTAEPIGDGITCEYYAMTADRFDDRSGDAYRLCFREDTLVSLDSLTP; translated from the coding sequence ATGATCAGCGGCGAGACTGCGACCGGGACCGCTGCTGTGCGGCGGGCTCTTGATCCGAGGACTACTCTGACAGCGGCTGCCGTGGTGGCTGCCGGTGTGAGCATGGTGAACCCGTGGTGGGCTGTCCCGGCTGCCATCGCAGCGTTCTTGACAGGACGACGGCCTGGAAGGACCGCGCCGACAGCGCTCGCCCTGGTCGCGATTCTCGCGACCGGCGTGGTGGCGCTGTCCGTCGTGCCCGCTTGGCTCCCCCTGGCCGGCCGGTTTGTGACAGTGGTGGTCGTCGCAACGATGCTGCCCTGGTTCGCAGGCCGGTTCTGGTGCCAGTATCAACTGGTTGTCCGGGCCGGGTGGGAGCATGCCGAGCAATTGCAACGCGAGCAGCAACTGATCGCTGATCAAGCCCGACTGCGCGAGCGGGCGCGTATCGCTCAGGACATGCATGACGTGCTCGGCCATGATCTCAGCCTGATCGCCCTGTCTGCCGGGGCACTCAAACTCGCGCCGGGCCTTGAAGAACACCATCGAAGGGCCGCAGGTGACATCCGGGCCAGAGCCGCAACCGCGGTGGAGCGTCTCGGCGAGGTGATCGGTGTCCTGCGTGAGGAGACCGACGACATTCCGAGGGACCCGGGCGGGTCCAGCCTCACGGGGCTGACCTCCGAGGCTTCCGCGGCTGGGCTCGCAGTGGAGTTGCGCATCGATGGCACGGCAGACAACCTTCCGCCGGTGGTCGAACGGGCAGTTCACCGCATCGTGCAGGAAGCGCTGACCAACGTTGCCAAGCACGCGTCAGGCGCGGCAGCGACTGTCCACGTGGCGCATACGGCAACGGAAACGAAGGTCGTGGTGGAGAACGGGCCGCCATCATCCGCAACCAGCCCGCAGCCTCGCCCCCGGAGCGGAGGGCGAGGCCTCATCGGCATCGAAGAACGTGTGCGGTTGGCCGGCGGTTCGTTCGACCACGGCCCGCGCAACGGCGGCTACGCAGTCGACGCGCAGATCCCTCACACGCCCTCGTCCCCGGCACCGCCGCTCGCGCCCGCAGCCTCTCGCGATCGCGAGTTGCCGCAGGAACATCGCCGCGCTCGGCGCCGCGTCGGTCGGGCCCTGGTCGCCGCGGTCATGGCGCCCCTGGTAACGGGAGCGTTGCTGAGCGGAGCGCTGGTGGGCTGGGAGATGGTGTCGACGTCACAGTCGGTCCTGGACCCGGGCGACTACGCCCGTCTGCACGTGGGGCAAGATCGTTCCGAGGTTGAGCGTCGTCTGCCGGACCGGCAGACGAACTACCGACCGCTGACTGCCGAGCCGATAGGAGACGGCATAACGTGCGAGTACTACGCGATGACGGCCGACAGGTTCGACGACCGGTCCGGCGACGCCTACCGGCTCTGCTTCCGGGAGGACACCCTGGTGTCCCTGGACTCGCTCACCCCGTGA
- the ku gene encoding non-homologous end joining protein Ku, with product MARAVWSGALSFGLVALPVQLFTATESHTIRFNQLQRGTSDRVRNKRVNERTGEEVPMEEIVKGFDMGDEYVVVEPGELDEIAPGQSKSLEITGFVDLDQVEPVFFDKTYYLAPKGKEYAKVYALLHRALAQANKVGIATVVMRNREYLVAVKAEGDVLAMHTMHWADEVRDPHREIGSLPEETQVADKELQTAVQLVEALSIDWNPEEYHDTYQEKMLQLVEAKRTGQTVEKGEPPPRSTNVIDLMGALEASVERARSARKNGAETTEEAAGVRSPATLKQAAEKRQARPEKKAAKPHASELEGLTKAELYQRASEADIPGRSSMTREELIKALTGKSGQRGKRAS from the coding sequence ATGGCCAGAGCGGTCTGGAGCGGTGCTCTCTCATTCGGGCTCGTCGCCCTGCCGGTGCAGCTGTTCACGGCGACGGAAAGCCACACGATCCGCTTCAACCAGCTCCAACGCGGAACGTCCGACCGAGTACGCAACAAGCGAGTCAACGAGCGCACCGGCGAGGAAGTCCCCATGGAGGAGATTGTCAAGGGCTTCGACATGGGGGACGAATACGTGGTCGTCGAACCCGGCGAGCTGGACGAGATCGCTCCTGGCCAGTCCAAGTCGCTGGAGATCACCGGGTTCGTCGACCTGGACCAGGTCGAGCCGGTGTTCTTCGACAAGACCTACTACCTTGCGCCCAAGGGCAAGGAGTACGCCAAGGTCTACGCCCTGCTCCACCGCGCCCTGGCCCAGGCGAACAAGGTCGGTATCGCCACCGTCGTCATGCGCAACCGTGAGTATCTGGTCGCCGTGAAGGCCGAGGGCGACGTCCTGGCGATGCACACCATGCACTGGGCGGACGAGGTCCGCGACCCCCATCGGGAGATCGGGAGTCTCCCGGAGGAGACGCAGGTCGCCGACAAGGAGTTGCAGACAGCGGTGCAGCTGGTCGAGGCGCTTAGCATCGACTGGAATCCGGAGGAGTACCACGACACCTACCAGGAGAAGATGCTCCAGCTCGTGGAGGCGAAGCGCACGGGCCAGACAGTGGAGAAGGGCGAGCCGCCACCACGCTCCACCAACGTCATCGACCTCATGGGCGCGCTGGAAGCCAGCGTCGAGCGGGCCAGAAGCGCCCGGAAGAACGGCGCAGAGACAACAGAAGAAGCCGCAGGGGTCCGCTCTCCGGCGACGTTGAAGCAGGCGGCTGAGAAACGCCAGGCCCGTCCGGAGAAGAAGGCGGCCAAGCCTCATGCCTCAGAGCTGGAAGGCCTGACCAAGGCTGAGCTCTACCAGCGCGCTTCCGAAGCCGACATCCCCGGTCGTTCCTCGATGACCCGAGAGGAGCTGATCAAGGCCCTCACCGGCAAGAGCGGCCAACGCGGAAAACGAGCCTCCTGA
- a CDS encoding DUF6262 family protein: protein MSEGKRADAARRRQRVEKAISAAIKAGDEITASGIARTAGVDRSFLYRHRDLLQLIHTAATAPQSGEGHTQVSRASLQADLANALERNARLTARVRQLENRLSQQLGEQAWRDSGLGAPTDIDHFQRQITTLEQRAVELQGQLEDRTEELQAARAANRELTRSLNQAHR from the coding sequence ATGTCCGAAGGGAAGCGGGCAGACGCAGCACGCCGACGGCAGCGAGTCGAGAAAGCCATCAGCGCCGCCATCAAGGCGGGTGACGAGATCACCGCCTCCGGTATCGCCCGAACCGCCGGAGTCGACCGCTCCTTTCTCTACCGCCACCGCGACCTGCTGCAACTCATCCACACCGCGGCAACGGCGCCGCAGTCCGGCGAAGGACACACCCAGGTCAGCAGGGCCTCCCTGCAAGCGGACCTGGCGAACGCCCTGGAACGCAACGCCCGGCTCACCGCCCGCGTCCGGCAACTGGAGAACCGGCTCTCCCAACAGCTCGGTGAACAGGCCTGGCGCGACTCCGGCCTCGGAGCGCCCACCGACATCGACCACTTCCAGCGGCAGATCACCACCCTCGAACAGCGGGCTGTGGAACTCCAAGGCCAACTCGAAGACCGCACCGAGGAACTACAGGCCGCACGTGCCGCCAACCGAGAGCTGACCCGATCCCTCAACCAAGCCCACCGCTGA